From Argopecten irradians isolate NY chromosome 12, Ai_NY, whole genome shotgun sequence, one genomic window encodes:
- the LOC138305031 gene encoding uncharacterized protein: protein MPDDPIWGPHKDLVYGENVGFMYGAEFEAPNTLFGMPNYAEDVPCAVCLITQYAVSLMIPGRTECYPGWTEVYHGDLAAGYHGHEAASQYVCVDGNPQAIPRGGNHDENGKLFYGVKSKCGSLPCPPYEDGKFLSCVVCMK from the coding sequence ATGCCTGACGATCCAATCTGGGGACCACACAAGGATTTGGTCTACGGTGAAAATGTCGGTTTTATGTACGGAGCTGAGTTCGAGGCACCAAACACTCTGTTTGGTATGCCTAACTATGCTGAGGATGTGCCTTGTGCCGTATGTCTCATTACACAATACGCCGTCTCTCTGATGATTCCGGGTAGGACGGAATGCTACCCGGGGTGGACGGAAGTGTATCACGGTGACTTAGCGGCCGGTTACCATGGCCACGAGGCAGCCTCTCAGTACGTATGTGTTGATGGGAATCCACAAGCTATTCCAAGAGGGGGTAACCACGATGAGAATGGTAAACTTTTCTATGGCGTCAAATCTAAATGTGGGTCGTTGCCATGCCCACCGTACGAGGACGGAAAGTTTCTCTCTTGTGTTGTCTGTATGAAGtaa
- the LOC138305030 gene encoding uncharacterized protein — protein sequence MPDDPIWGPHKDLVTGESVGYLYGAEYEEPNTLFGMPNDAEDVPCAVCLVTQYAVSLMIPGRTECYPGWTEVYHGDLAAGYHGHEAASQYVCVDGNPQAIPRGGNHDENGKLFYGVKSKCGSLPCPPYEDGKFLSCVVCMK from the coding sequence ATGCCTGACGATCCAATCTGGGGACCACACAAGGATTTGGTCACTGGTGAATCTGTCGGTTATTTGTACGGAGCTGAGTACGAGGAACCAAACACTCTGTTTGGTATGCCTAACGATGCTGAGGATGTACCTTGTGCCGTCTGTCTCGTCACACAATACGCCGTCTCTCTGATGATTCCGGGTAGGACGGAATGCTACCCGGGGTGGACGGAAGTGTATCACGGTGACTTAGCGGCCGGTTACCATGGCCACGAGGCAGCCTCTCAGTACGTATGTGTTGATGGGAATCCACAAGCTATTCCAAGAGGGGGTAACCACGATGAGAATGGTAAACTTTTCTATGGCGTCAAATCTAAATGTGGGTCGTTGCCATGCCCACCGTACGAGGACGGAAAGTTTCTCTCTTGTGTTGTCTGTATGAAGtaa